The following nucleotide sequence is from Diospyros lotus cultivar Yz01 chromosome 3, ASM1463336v1, whole genome shotgun sequence.
TTCATATCGTCCCCTTTGTCCAGCCTGGCAAAGGGCAGAAACCCCAGACCAGATCCGGAGGGAATGCGGCAGAGACTTCTGCAGTGCCAGTTGGAGTTAGCCAGAACCCAGAAGACAAGAGCAGTAGTGATCATTAAGTGACCTTTGGTTTATTTACATCCACCGACAGATCACACAGGAATTTGTCCAAGTCCAACTCTCGAATTTATTTCTGACGGCAAGCTTTCGTGAAAATTTTATTGTTTCCGTATGCACCGTACTCAGCTGCTCGCGTACCAACATGCATTAACAGTTAACTATCAAGTCAAGTAGCccattattaatttgaatttgaacaGCGTGTGTTTTGTATGTCAATTTGGTCGACTGGTCTTTTTAATTGATGACTATTATTATTTGCATTGTATTCATCCTCCCGCAATGGTATTTAAATAACGATCAGCCGTCAACTTACCCTAAACCATGGCAAAACTTTATTCTAAAATGTGAAGTTGGCtacttatttttttctccacACCCTTCATgtatatcattatttttatttttttcatcaattttttttttgattttcttttgttttcctttttgttagaacttattttattttatcaactCTACTCACATGAACTTTAATTAATTTCGCTTTCAAATAATCAAACTACTTTGATTATGCAttcatattacatattttatcttcaaataAGAGTGGCTTCaacattattataaataatattatttttaattttaactttttatataACTATACATTTATCTTAATGCCTTTATCCACGTTAGGTTTACAGAGTCACCAAACTTACCTTCCaagttcaaatatttatttactagTAAACCAAAGACTTTGTACTGAATTGACTCCTGACAATGaaggttttgaaattttcaGGAGCATTCGCAATAACACCGAAAGAAGGAAGTTGGGTTTCTTCTCATGTGGAACTGGCAACCCTATTGATGACTGCTGGAGGTGCGATTCCGATTGGCAGCGCCACCGTAAGCGCCTTGCCGACTGTGCCATCGGCTTCGGGCGCAATGCCGTTGGAGGCCGTGATGGAAAGTTCTATGTTGTCACAGACCCAAGCGATGATGATCCAGTCGATCCCAAACCTGGCACACTACGCTATGCTGTGATCCAGGACAGGCCTCTGTGGATTGTGTTCAAGAGGGATATGGTGATCACGTTAAAGCAAGAGCTGATCATGAACAGCTTCAAAACAATTGATGCAAGAGGAGCCAATGTCCACATTGCCAATGGGGCATGCATCACCATCCAATTTATCTCAAACGTCATTATTCACGGCCTCCATATTCATGATTGCAAGCCCACCGGAAATACTATGGTTCGAAGCTCCCCAACTCATTATGGCTGGAGGACAATGGCTGATGGAGATGGTATTTCTATTTTTGGATCAAGCCATATATGGATCGATCACAATTCTCTCTCTAACTGTGCTGATGGTCTCATTGACGCCATTATGGGATCAACCGCCATTACCATCTCCAACAATTACTTCACCCACCACAATGAGGTCATTTATCCTTCAAAGATTGATCAATTTCCTCAAAACTGATGAAATTATAACCTATTTCAGTGACTAAATTCTTTACTTTGCAACACATAAACAGGTAATGTTACTGGGACATAGCGACTCCTACACACAGGATAAGATCATGCAGGTCACTATTGCCTACAACCATTTTGGAGAAGGACTTATCCAGAGAATGCCAAGGTAAAATAAGCACTATAGACATCAGTAACGATGCCTGTTTCTCGCCTGAATTATTGTAACGGCACCAAAAGACTGACGGATCATGGCTACTTTAATAGACTCACTCAATCAAGTTAATCAATATGCAGGTGTAGGCATGGGTATTTCCATGTGGTAAACAATGACTACACTCACTGGGAAATGTATGCTATCGGTGGAAGTGCAGAACCAACGATTAACAGCCAAGGGAACAGATATCTTGCCCCAGCAGACCCTTACGCCAAAGAGGTACATCAAATTGAACATTCCTGCATCAAATCACCAGCCATATCATCAGTTTTTTGCTCAATAAGTGATGCTATAGTAATAAGGGCTCTAAAgataaagatatataaatgaCTAGcaagttaaaaattatatatgtagtTGACTGCACATAGATAAAGTCTTATATGTCATTGTCGTTGTTTGAGTGATGCTATTGTGTTGACATTTTGGTGGAATGGTATCCGAAGGTAACCAAGAGAGTGTTGACAGAAGACAGTGTATGGAAGCACTGGAACTGGAGATCAGATGGAGACCTTATGCTGGATGGAGCCTTCTTTACACCATCAGGAGCTGGAGCTGAAGCCAGCTATGCCAAGGCCTCGAGCTTAGGGGCCAAGCCCTCCACCTTGGTGGCCTCCCTCACCTCTGATGCCGGCGTCCTTAATTGCCACAGGGGCAGCCCATGTTAGCCTCCCTGTCATCAAACATGGAAATCAGGAAAGAAACAAACGAAGAAGATCTATAAAGTGAAACATTCCCAGTTTTTCCTTCCCTTAATTATAACTATTATAGAGCCGCCATACTAAATCATTATCTGCTCCTGTCCCATGATACCTCAACCTCGGCCTGCTTCAATTCTAGAAATTTGACACCTCTGGAGCAGGCGCAGAAGCGTTGCCGCCTCTTCAAGCTGTTCCAAACTCATCAATTTGCTTGCCTCTACCCATCTTAGTCCAGCTGGTTTCTCTTGCCTCAACCTTCTTTATtttcatctcttctcttcttcctccacaacttaaacttaattttgctttctcctctctctctctctctcccccacgGTTGAGCCACACGCAATAAGAGGCCCCGTTTCATAATGGCGTTTTAGGAGCAaagttttctcttgtaatcccCAAtgtttatgtaattatattcTCCCAATTGCAGATCTTCTCCTGTTCGTGTTTACACGGTATCCCTTTCTTTTATAATGTACTGAAACACTTGCTTTCAACTTGAATTATTCATTTTTTCCCCCGTTTTCTTTGTTTCGCAATACAGGAAAATGGCTTCAAGCtaacaaatttgataaaaaaataaaaaatgaaactttCAAGATCAAGTGATCAACCTCAACAAACACATCTGAACTAATTACAAACCTAATCGAAAGAAGGCGGTGGATCTGTGATAATCCATACGTACAGATCTGGTGAAGACACAAGAACAAAACCATTATACTGAGTTGGAGGTGGGATCGAACCAAAGAAGGCGGTGGATCTGTAACCCATCCTACTGCGGGCTCAGGGAACCGTTGCTCCTGCTTTCATTTTTCCGACCACATAGCGATCTATTAGACCGGCACCGGCTGGGATGACGTGAGTGTCAGATGGGCTGACGGCGGGTTTAAAGTAAATAGATTAAACTCAAACTTTGAGGGTACTTTGGTCCTCTTAAAGCACGAGTTCccagagttaaaaaaaaaaaggcataaaATTAATGGgcatttgatataaaataaaaatatgtaaaattaaataatgttaattattggAGGAGGCTGTCGTCCCCACTCCATGTGTTGTCCCATGCTTTGGTGGGATAGTGGCCAAGAtcaggcatcttgaattttattttatttttggttaaaaatttaaaatattatatcagtgtaaataatttttgaaataatttagaGTTTAAAAGAATATCTTGTGTTAtgtatgtgtaaataaaaaaataagtttcaaaatgatatttgcatgttaataaatattaacaaacattttaagattttaagcATGAGAGATTAGAAATTTAGAATATGAATTTACAATATCAAGCTAACAAAGTCTGTAGACAAACTTAATTTGGAATCCATCTTGGCTTAAGTGTTAGAATTTACAATCCAGTGAAATTTTGCACTAGAAATATATGTGGGTAAATCACATCACatatcactaaattttggtgtattttttattttgatcactaaattttaattctttgtaATATGATCAtagaagtttaaaaaattttataatgtgaTCACATATGAGATTTTTCGATCACTCTATAAACGGAGTGTGTGACGTGGCGTTGATGtagtaaacaaaaaaaattattatgcaaTGACAATTAATAAGAacgtgtcaaaaaatatttttattatttgtcataTCAGCGCCACGCCACCCACTCCGGCTATAAAGtaatagaaaaattttatatgtgaccacattacaaaattttttaaacttctaTAATCACATtgtaaagaattaaagtttaatgatcaaaataaaaaacacaccaaaatttagtaatttttgtGTAACTTACCCCAATATATGCctagttttcaaaattacatgTGTGCCCCTTTCTCCGGCAACTTCTttcatgccccccccccccccccaactccCCACTGTTTAGCAACCACCACCGTGCCATCCCTTTGCTGAAAATGAACGAGAACTTGGCTTATGttctctttaatatttttagtctattttgagtttttaattcttttaaatattaaaaatatatttaattttttaacctCCTTAACTTGGAGTTTCTAATGGTAGACTTTGATTGTGTGAATCTTCGACCGACGATGGTTGCTAGTGACGGAAAAGATGCAGGGTAtcggaaaataaaaaaaaataaaaaaaaaagaaagaaagaaaaaaaaaaaacacaaaatggtttttcaaaattccaaaataaataggttttctagttttctattttaagaaataatttttcagaataataaaaataatatatttttaaaattctcaaaacagacattcaaaacacaaaactaaaaattcaaaactcaaaactaaaacaaaaaaaatacccaaTGACTCAGTTCACCGAactattcaaaataaaaaaatttgttccATTCGATTTCTTTATTCGTAGTGATTTCATATTGAATTTTTGCAGTGAATCTGATATGCATATCATTTAGTGATTTCTTGCCATTTTTTGTTTAATCTAATTggttttttttcctaattttattctaattttttggtTCTAAGATGAACTATATATATTGGATTTGATTAGACCCCAACAAggtttttatcatttcatggtTTTTAACTGATGGTTGCTCCGTATTGTTTTGGTTCTTTTGCCATATTGTTTCTTCAATCTTTGGCTCTCAATTTCTCATTCGTTTGTCACtaaaattttgtacaaaaatcattaagttacttttttttttggggggtcaTTTTAGAGACCCATTCATTGGTTTATTCTCATTGACGATTGATCATTTTGAAATCAAGTTTAAAGTAGATGTCATAAACTAATTAAGTATTTATAGGtagatttttccttcaaatttggTACTTGATATCTCAGACTcgattaattgaatttataattcgaAAACCCTGTTAAACTCTTTATAATATCTATttcaaaagccctttattggttaagtaatttaattatcttGACTTGATTTATACTTtaaatgcagaaatctcttaaTTTGCTcaatgatttttattaaaacgAAGTCATGCAAATTTGTCACAATCCCATCAATGAGACCTAGTAATTGATTGGGGCCAATTTGATTTGGTTTCCTCcaattttgcataaaaaatgtgctatttgatttagtggaaaatgACCTACTTAGCAATTTGaaagaattacttttagatcATCCCCTTTTTATCAATTTACTTTTAATTCCTATAAAATCTTCTCAAGTTCTGATAATTTGTTCAATTATCGCTAGATCTCTtctcagatttaatttttaaatcatttaaatataatatttaatattaacaaatttaaaaaaaaatcaaaatattacataagagaccaaatttaaattttgttctcAATTTAACAATAacttactttaatttttttaaaatattattcaaggTTTGAATATCTCAGGTCTCCATTGAGATGGAgaccaaataaaatatttgtaacCCCTTAAAACTCGAGCCTAACTTCAAATACTACTCTCTCTTTTGTTGATTGAAGTTAAgataaatagttttaaaattcaataaattatattttgatatatttgaaatttgccaaaaaaaaatagagggaTATTGACATTTAAAAAGCGATAGCAAACTCTTTCGATTCTACAATTCTATCTACACTTTTCTTCTACCCTTGTTTCAtagatgttaaaaattttaatatgacaaaaatatccttatattttttaCCCTTGTCTTATAATCACTTGACACACTAACCCAACCATCTACTGACATATTTTTCTCTAGtttcaatgatggtttaactATTAtcaaatcaaagagaaaaataaaaaaaatttataaattaataaattttggtCAATTCACTAGACAAAGGGGAAGGAGGAGAATAATAGGAGTGAAAAATAAGAGTACTTTTTttagagaagagaaaaagttCGGTTTACCCCAAACTAACTGAATCAAACTGATTGAACTtgttggttcggttcgatttttctttttttttttttgtatcgatttggttcaattaatttttctcaaaaattaggTTTTCGGTTTGGTTTTTTGGTTGGAagaaccgaactaaccgaaccgactgaact
It contains:
- the LOC127796218 gene encoding probable pectate lyase 8 isoform X1; its protein translation is MAFSFRYLAARSLLLLMLFAGARSVTHRNEIQQSSVEDTMRLQSLQHGTMADRSKEEAEARNEHAVQDPEMIASMVDMSIRNNTERRKLGFFSCGTGNPIDDCWRCDSDWQRHRKRLADCAIGFGRNAVGGRDGKFYVVTDPSDDDPVDPKPGTLRYAVIQDRPLWIVFKRDMVITLKQELIMNSFKTIDARGANVHIANGACITIQFISNVIIHGLHIHDCKPTGNTMVRSSPTHYGWRTMADGDGISIFGSSHIWIDHNSLSNCADGLIDAIMGSTAITISNNYFTHHNEVMLLGHSDSYTQDKIMQVTIAYNHFGEGLIQRMPRCRHGYFHVVNNDYTHWEMYAIGGSAEPTINSQGNRYLAPADPYAKEVTKRVLTEDSVWKHWNWRSDGDLMLDGAFFTPSGAGAEASYAKASSLGAKPSTLVASLTSDAGVLNCHRGSPC
- the LOC127796218 gene encoding probable pectate lyase 8 isoform X2, whose protein sequence is MLFAGARSVTHRNEIQQSSVEDTMRLQSLQHGTMADRSKEEAEARNEHAVQDPEMIASMVDMSIRNNTERRKLGFFSCGTGNPIDDCWRCDSDWQRHRKRLADCAIGFGRNAVGGRDGKFYVVTDPSDDDPVDPKPGTLRYAVIQDRPLWIVFKRDMVITLKQELIMNSFKTIDARGANVHIANGACITIQFISNVIIHGLHIHDCKPTGNTMVRSSPTHYGWRTMADGDGISIFGSSHIWIDHNSLSNCADGLIDAIMGSTAITISNNYFTHHNEVMLLGHSDSYTQDKIMQVTIAYNHFGEGLIQRMPRCRHGYFHVVNNDYTHWEMYAIGGSAEPTINSQGNRYLAPADPYAKEVTKRVLTEDSVWKHWNWRSDGDLMLDGAFFTPSGAGAEASYAKASSLGAKPSTLVASLTSDAGVLNCHRGSPC